A single Acidaminococcus sp. DNA region contains:
- a CDS encoding 2-hydroxycarboxylate transporter family protein: protein MDTSKIKFKVCGMGPKPFFLLFAVILIAVYGNFMPLAKIYSNASGSYVVTSYVMTVAFLMAIGGLFFWLGNTIPIVNNYLGGACLLPLIGASWLNYVGLIPKPLENGIRTVMRGGFQDMYIAALLIGSVLVMDRKIILKATARYMPAIVGSQAIALIACYLGGKLIGFGGAEGLFYIGAPCMSGGSAGAMTTLPILYTELSGKDMTSMAGQFLCYASIANVLAVVLAALGNGITSKIHGLNGDGKILIGQENMITEEEKRPTTTLDYSRLGGGIFICLVVYLMGYILGKLPVTGHIAGLAWSIIIAIIVKCTGVVENDIMDDAVYAMNFALKALLPMLIAGIGVNSLKFTALTEYFTVPVFLVIFIGVMGAFLGAMFFGRLTGLYPYECGVTAGLCCCNIGGSGDIAVLTAANRMNLLAFASISTRIGGALMVIWLGILYPILMK, encoded by the coding sequence ATGGATACTTCAAAAATTAAATTTAAAGTTTGCGGCATGGGCCCGAAACCGTTTTTCCTATTGTTCGCCGTTATCCTTATCGCAGTCTATGGAAATTTTATGCCTCTTGCAAAAATTTATTCCAATGCATCCGGAAGTTATGTAGTTACCAGTTATGTAATGACAGTTGCCTTTCTCATGGCCATCGGAGGTCTCTTCTTTTGGCTCGGCAACACAATTCCCATTGTGAATAATTACTTGGGCGGTGCCTGCCTTTTACCGCTTATCGGTGCTTCCTGGCTGAACTACGTAGGGCTCATTCCTAAACCCCTCGAAAACGGAATCCGTACAGTGATGCGCGGGGGATTCCAGGATATGTACATCGCAGCCCTCCTCATTGGTTCTGTGCTGGTCATGGATCGGAAAATTATTTTAAAAGCAACAGCTCGCTACATGCCTGCTATTGTTGGAAGCCAGGCCATCGCACTTATTGCCTGCTATCTTGGCGGCAAGTTGATTGGATTTGGCGGTGCAGAAGGCCTTTTCTACATCGGAGCACCTTGTATGTCGGGCGGCAGCGCAGGTGCCATGACGACATTGCCAATTCTTTATACGGAACTCAGTGGTAAAGACATGACAAGCATGGCCGGGCAGTTCCTTTGCTATGCTTCCATTGCCAATGTCCTGGCTGTTGTTCTTGCTGCATTGGGTAATGGCATTACTTCCAAAATCCACGGACTCAATGGGGATGGGAAGATTCTTATCGGACAGGAAAATATGATTACCGAAGAAGAAAAACGTCCCACTACGACCCTCGATTATTCACGCCTTGGCGGCGGTATCTTTATCTGCCTGGTTGTTTATCTTATGGGTTATATCTTAGGTAAACTTCCGGTCACCGGTCATATTGCCGGACTTGCCTGGTCCATTATCATTGCAATCATCGTTAAGTGTACTGGTGTTGTGGAAAACGACATCATGGATGACGCTGTTTACGCTATGAACTTTGCTCTGAAAGCGCTTCTTCCGATGCTCATTGCTGGGATTGGGGTAAATTCCCTCAAGTTTACGGCTTTGACGGAATACTTTACGGTTCCGGTATTCCTTGTCATCTTTATCGGCGTTATGGGTGCTTTCCTTGGCGCCATGTTCTTTGGCCGTCTGACCGGCCTGTATCCTTATGAATGCGGTGTTACGGCCGGCCTTTGCTGCTGCAACATTGGCGGCAGCGGTGATATTGCAGTCCTGACTGCGGCTAACCGAATGAATCTCCTGGCTTTTGCATCAATTTCCACTCGCATCGGGGGCGCCCTCATGGTTATCTGGCTCGGTATTCTGTACCCGATCCTTATGAAGTAA
- the buk gene encoding butyrate kinase, whose translation MKTYKVFVINPGSTSTKVAMFEGTKKVYSENIQHSAKELKSFKEVWDQLGYRKEKILEGLAKSGMTLDGVDAISSRGGGIGTVESGVYTISSTLLDYARIHPSVVHPAILGAPIAHALAEKYGAKAFVVNPPEVDEFQHLARVTGLKGVYRHSSLHALNQKEIALRYAAKIGRSYDSLRLIICHLGGGISVTAHSLGKMIDSNDIAGGDGPMAPTRCGTLPVRDVIEMCFSGRYTAKEMYQKMTKTGGLVDHLGTADAREVKARADAGDAYARLIYDAMIYQIGKEVGAMAAVLHGKADAIILTGGISYDEYVTSKLKEMIGFIAPVEVMAGEFEMEALAAGAIRVLKGEEIAKDFTGKPVWNGFSFAAK comes from the coding sequence ATGAAAACATATAAGGTGTTTGTTATTAATCCAGGATCAACATCGACCAAAGTGGCGATGTTTGAAGGAACGAAAAAGGTCTATTCGGAAAATATCCAGCACAGTGCCAAGGAGTTGAAATCTTTTAAGGAAGTCTGGGACCAGCTCGGATACCGTAAGGAAAAAATTTTGGAAGGCCTTGCTAAGTCAGGGATGACCCTTGATGGAGTTGATGCCATTTCTAGCCGCGGCGGCGGAATTGGAACAGTCGAAAGCGGTGTCTATACTATCAGCAGTACCTTACTTGATTATGCTCGTATCCATCCGTCGGTCGTTCATCCTGCCATTTTGGGAGCCCCGATTGCTCACGCTCTCGCAGAGAAATACGGGGCGAAGGCCTTCGTGGTCAACCCTCCGGAAGTGGACGAATTCCAGCATCTGGCCCGGGTTACAGGACTAAAGGGCGTATATCGTCATAGTTCTCTCCATGCTCTGAACCAGAAGGAAATTGCCCTTCGGTATGCGGCCAAAATCGGACGCAGCTATGACAGTCTGCGCCTGATTATCTGCCACCTCGGCGGAGGCATTTCTGTAACGGCTCATTCCCTGGGAAAAATGATTGATTCCAATGATATTGCCGGGGGAGATGGACCAATGGCACCTACGCGCTGCGGAACACTGCCGGTGCGGGATGTCATCGAAATGTGTTTTTCCGGGCGCTATACGGCTAAGGAAATGTATCAGAAAATGACGAAAACCGGCGGTCTTGTCGACCATCTTGGAACGGCAGACGCCCGTGAAGTCAAGGCTCGTGCCGACGCAGGAGATGCCTATGCCCGTCTTATTTATGATGCAATGATTTATCAAATCGGCAAGGAAGTAGGAGCCATGGCCGCAGTGCTGCATGGCAAGGCAGACGCCATCATTCTGACCGGTGGTATTTCCTATGATGAATATGTTACGTCAAAATTGAAAGAAATGATTGGGTTCATCGCACCGGTAGAAGTCATGGCCGGTGAATTTGAAATGGAAGCATTGGCTGCGGGGGCAATCCGAGTGTTAAAAGGTGAAGAAATAGCTAAAGACTTTACCGGAAAACCGGTATGGAACGGCTTTTCATTTGCCGCAAAATAG
- a CDS encoding YitT family protein, with amino-acid sequence MSLFSRREGLLVLLGSFIYAVGMACFVSPAHIAPGGATGVALMLNYLFGLPVGAMTFVINIPLLILGWKGLSHQFAVKTTLTIFLSSAILDYIVTPYVPLYLGNRLFGSLYGGIIAGIGMAFIFMAGCTTGGADILGYLMQKKHPDFSIGRALLILNGIILLTSIAVYKDVDAGLFGLVCLYATTKVIDTILYGFQSESQISVITQHSEALSQAIIGKMHHTATIVSARGAYSNAGQSIVICAVRRSEFNALRKIIQETDPTAFVIVTEATEILGLGFEKITK; translated from the coding sequence ATGTCGTTATTCAGCCGCCGAGAGGGACTGCTTGTTCTCCTGGGTTCATTCATTTACGCCGTGGGGATGGCTTGCTTCGTAAGTCCGGCTCATATTGCACCTGGCGGAGCAACCGGTGTGGCCCTGATGCTCAATTACCTCTTCGGCCTGCCTGTCGGTGCTATGACTTTTGTCATCAATATACCGCTGCTCATTTTGGGCTGGAAAGGTCTGAGTCATCAGTTTGCAGTCAAGACGACGCTCACAATTTTTCTGTCTTCGGCCATCCTGGATTATATCGTGACCCCTTATGTTCCTTTATATCTGGGAAACAGGCTCTTTGGCAGTTTATACGGCGGTATTATTGCGGGAATCGGTATGGCTTTTATTTTTATGGCGGGATGTACTACCGGCGGAGCTGATATCTTGGGATACCTCATGCAGAAGAAACATCCTGACTTTTCTATTGGTCGGGCTCTTCTGATTTTAAATGGCATCATTTTATTGACTTCAATTGCTGTGTACAAGGATGTGGATGCCGGTTTGTTCGGTCTTGTCTGTTTATATGCAACAACGAAAGTGATTGACACTATTTTGTATGGATTTCAAAGCGAATCTCAGATTTCCGTTATCACTCAGCATTCTGAAGCCTTGTCGCAGGCTATTATTGGTAAAATGCACCACACAGCGACTATTGTCAGTGCCCGAGGTGCATATTCCAATGCCGGTCAAAGCATTGTGATTTGTGCCGTAAGGAGATCGGAATTCAATGCGCTTCGAAAAATTATTCAGGAAACCGATCCCACTGCTTTTGTCATCGTGACAGAAGCTACGGAAATCCTTGGTCTTGGATTTGAGAAAATTACGAAATAG
- a CDS encoding aconitase family protein, with protein MSRIEEILGALEGTAVCVKPTLVLVTNGFGHEVTGLVSSVKARDRAIVVYDHNVPAGLPEESKVFEEILHFAKKNGLTFYQAKGIAQKWLLEEKKITAGDIVITGTRHSSILGSVGAMGLGLSHTELARVLESDEYQMIVPQTLSVAVTGKLPQGVGVIDAALNFLSRNRNLVGKAVEFIAPQLSTHEKEVLCEMAVDTGAVTAFAVSGGAPGQMLDLSKVTRMVRKPCTSLYTQMEAEFGTLEELKGQPIQAGQIAGMNGGDIDSLRLAASLMQGKKLKRGFRLSISPATSQTYLQALEEGLITTFIDFNAQIQATGDHDIVSQGAGVIGHHETLLTTGLYTYQGAMGCDDASIYTASVESIMAAACE; from the coding sequence ATGAGCAGAATTGAAGAAATCCTTGGCGCACTCGAAGGTACAGCCGTTTGCGTAAAGCCCACCCTTGTTCTTGTGACGAACGGTTTTGGACATGAAGTAACAGGACTTGTTTCCTCTGTAAAGGCTAGAGACAGAGCAATCGTTGTCTATGATCACAATGTTCCGGCAGGACTTCCGGAAGAATCTAAAGTTTTTGAGGAAATCCTGCATTTTGCCAAAAAGAATGGCCTGACCTTTTACCAGGCGAAGGGAATTGCCCAGAAGTGGCTGTTGGAAGAAAAGAAAATTACTGCCGGAGACATTGTCATTACGGGCACGCGTCATAGCTCCATTTTGGGTTCTGTGGGGGCCATGGGTCTTGGCCTCAGCCATACAGAACTGGCACGTGTTCTGGAGTCTGACGAATATCAGATGATTGTTCCCCAAACCCTTTCGGTTGCTGTGACCGGTAAATTACCTCAAGGAGTCGGAGTCATTGATGCTGCCTTGAATTTTCTGAGCAGAAATCGGAACTTGGTTGGAAAAGCCGTAGAATTTATTGCCCCACAGCTTTCCACTCATGAAAAAGAAGTGCTTTGTGAAATGGCTGTGGACACGGGAGCCGTAACTGCCTTCGCCGTCTCTGGCGGAGCACCCGGCCAAATGCTGGATCTCAGCAAGGTAACGCGTATGGTAAGAAAACCCTGCACCAGTCTATATACCCAAATGGAAGCGGAATTTGGCACTCTTGAAGAACTGAAAGGGCAGCCGATTCAAGCCGGCCAGATTGCCGGGATGAATGGGGGAGATATTGATTCCCTTCGCCTTGCTGCTTCCTTGATGCAGGGGAAGAAGCTGAAACGCGGATTCCGCTTATCCATCAGTCCGGCTACATCGCAAACATATCTGCAGGCACTTGAAGAAGGATTGATTACAACCTTCATCGATTTCAATGCGCAGATTCAGGCAACCGGAGATCATGACATCGTTTCTCAGGGGGCCGGTGTAATCGGCCATCATGAGACGCTTCTTACGACAGGTCTTTATACCTATCAAGGAGCTATGGGCTGTGATGACGCGTCTATCTATACGGCTTCCGTCGAAAGTATTATGGCGGCCGCTTGTGAATAG
- the nifJ gene encoding pyruvate:ferredoxin (flavodoxin) oxidoreductase, producing MYKKAMDGNEAAAYASYAFTEVAAIYPITPSSPMAEHVDAWAAHGKKNIFGKPVKLVEMQSECGAISVVNGASNAGVLSTSYTASQGLMLMIPTMFRIAGELQPAVVHVASRNVATNVISIFAEHSDVMACRQTGFAMLASSTVQQAMDLAAVAHLSAIKGHVPFLHFFDGFRTSHEIQKVDCLDYDELKKLVDYDELDKFRSGSLNPDHPTLITTGENDDTYFQQRESVNPYYEALPDVVEFCMGQINKLTGRDYHLFNYYGDPDAEYVIAGLGSIAGTAQETVDYLRKQGKKVGYLEVHLFRPFSVKHFVDALPKTVKVLTVLDRDKEAGAVGEPLYEEIVSALNDTDRTFKVLACRFGLAGKDTTPAMVAAMFENMTHETPANHYTIGINDDVTHHSIPYGEELDIVPEGTISCKFWGIGSDGTVGANKNTIKIIGDHTDLNVQAYFEYDGKKSGGLTRSHLRFGKAPIRSQYYVKKADFVGVHNQSYVHTYDVVKDLKDGANLLLNCEWKPEELEKRLPDKMKHDLAVKHIHLYIINAVDIAFRLGLGSRTNTVLQAAFFKIANIIPIYDAVKYMKDAILKSYGRKGEKIVNMNYAAVDAGVKEVKAVPVPEAWASCSNEPLPEKASVSHYVDKILNRVNTAVGDDIPVSDFVPYANGMFPQGTSRYEKRGTSVRVPHWDSSKCLQCNLCSYVCPHAILRPLLLTKEETAKAPQTLQAVPARGKGLESYDYHMAVSVLDCTGCGSCVNVCPAGALTMTSLDEEMPQKAGWDYTSKLPEVRNPLGTKTVKNSQFNQPLLEFNGACPGCGETPYAKLVTQLFGDRMYIATATGCSQVWATCFPSMPYTPNKKGHGPAVGGSLFENNAEYGLGIKLADDARRSVLTDHIAAIAEDSDDAALANAANQWLARKDEKEDARAIGDAMLLALKKYQGSAVKDDVDYALKNQDQLTKKSVWLFGGDGWAYDIGYGGLDHVIASGADVNVLVFDTEVYSNTGGQASKATPTGAVAQFAAAGKPNKKKDLGAMIMEYGNVYVAQVAMGANMQQTLTAIREAEAYDGPSVVICYSPCINHGLRCGMGKVQDEIKRAVEVGYWQLYRFNPELRKAGKNPFVLDSKEPQGDFDAFLQGETRYASLKRSFPEAAEALYEKCHREAMERYNRYKKLAGE from the coding sequence ATGTACAAAAAAGCAATGGATGGGAATGAAGCCGCTGCGTATGCTTCCTATGCATTTACGGAAGTCGCTGCTATTTATCCGATTACGCCGTCTTCTCCAATGGCTGAGCATGTGGATGCCTGGGCAGCTCACGGCAAAAAGAATATTTTCGGAAAGCCGGTCAAACTTGTGGAAATGCAGTCTGAATGCGGTGCTATTTCAGTGGTCAATGGTGCTTCTAATGCGGGCGTGCTTTCGACAAGTTATACAGCTTCTCAGGGCCTTATGCTAATGATTCCGACAATGTTCCGCATCGCCGGTGAACTCCAACCGGCTGTAGTTCATGTAGCAAGCCGTAATGTGGCCACCAACGTAATTTCTATTTTTGCCGAACACTCCGATGTTATGGCCTGCCGTCAGACGGGCTTTGCGATGTTAGCTTCTTCTACGGTACAGCAGGCTATGGATCTTGCGGCTGTGGCACATTTATCCGCCATTAAAGGTCATGTTCCTTTCCTGCATTTTTTTGATGGTTTCCGGACTTCTCACGAAATCCAAAAAGTGGATTGTCTCGATTATGACGAATTAAAGAAACTTGTAGATTATGACGAACTTGATAAGTTCCGCTCCGGTTCATTGAATCCGGATCATCCGACCCTGATCACAACTGGTGAAAACGACGATACCTATTTCCAGCAGCGCGAATCTGTAAATCCTTATTATGAAGCTTTACCGGACGTTGTGGAGTTCTGCATGGGCCAGATTAATAAGCTGACGGGCCGTGACTACCATCTGTTTAATTATTACGGCGACCCTGATGCCGAATACGTGATTGCCGGCCTTGGTTCCATTGCCGGTACGGCTCAGGAAACTGTTGATTATTTGAGAAAACAGGGTAAAAAAGTCGGTTATCTGGAAGTTCATCTCTTCCGTCCGTTCTCCGTAAAACATTTTGTCGATGCTCTGCCGAAGACGGTCAAAGTCTTGACGGTACTTGATCGTGACAAGGAAGCCGGGGCCGTAGGTGAACCGCTGTATGAAGAAATTGTTTCGGCTTTGAATGATACGGATCGTACGTTTAAAGTATTGGCTTGCCGTTTTGGCCTTGCAGGTAAGGATACGACGCCGGCGATGGTGGCGGCCATGTTCGAGAATATGACCCATGAAACTCCAGCTAATCACTATACAATCGGCATCAACGATGATGTGACACATCATTCTATTCCCTATGGCGAAGAACTCGATATCGTGCCCGAAGGTACCATAAGCTGCAAGTTCTGGGGCATCGGATCCGACGGGACTGTCGGAGCTAATAAAAACACCATCAAGATTATCGGTGATCATACCGATTTGAATGTACAGGCCTATTTTGAGTACGACGGAAAGAAATCCGGCGGTTTGACGCGCTCTCACCTGCGTTTTGGTAAAGCGCCGATTCGTTCTCAGTACTACGTCAAGAAAGCTGATTTTGTCGGTGTACACAACCAGTCTTATGTTCATACGTACGATGTGGTAAAGGACTTGAAGGACGGCGCCAACCTGCTGCTGAACTGCGAATGGAAACCGGAAGAACTGGAAAAGCGTCTCCCGGACAAAATGAAGCACGATCTTGCCGTGAAACACATTCACCTTTATATCATCAATGCTGTGGACATTGCTTTCAGACTGGGTCTGGGTTCCCGTACCAACACGGTTCTGCAGGCTGCATTTTTCAAGATTGCCAATATCATCCCTATCTATGATGCTGTGAAGTACATGAAGGATGCCATTCTTAAATCTTACGGCCGTAAAGGAGAAAAGATTGTCAATATGAACTATGCGGCTGTAGATGCCGGGGTCAAGGAAGTCAAAGCAGTTCCGGTTCCGGAAGCCTGGGCTTCCTGCAGTAATGAGCCGCTTCCTGAGAAAGCCTCCGTTTCGCACTATGTGGATAAAATCCTTAACCGCGTCAATACTGCAGTCGGCGATGATATTCCGGTTTCTGATTTTGTTCCGTATGCAAACGGTATGTTCCCACAGGGGACCAGCCGTTACGAAAAACGCGGTACTTCGGTTCGTGTTCCCCATTGGGATTCTTCCAAGTGTCTTCAGTGCAATTTGTGTTCCTATGTATGTCCGCACGCAATCCTGCGCCCGCTGCTCCTCACCAAGGAGGAAACTGCAAAGGCTCCTCAAACACTACAGGCAGTACCGGCTCGCGGAAAGGGGCTTGAATCCTATGACTACCATATGGCTGTCTCCGTTCTTGACTGCACGGGCTGTGGCTCCTGCGTCAATGTTTGCCCGGCTGGTGCACTTACTATGACTTCTCTCGATGAGGAAATGCCACAGAAGGCAGGTTGGGATTATACATCCAAACTGCCGGAAGTACGCAATCCGCTGGGAACAAAAACGGTTAAAAACTCTCAGTTCAATCAGCCGTTACTCGAATTCAACGGGGCTTGCCCGGGCTGCGGTGAGACTCCGTATGCCAAACTTGTTACGCAGCTTTTCGGTGATCGTATGTATATCGCAACGGCAACCGGCTGCTCCCAGGTTTGGGCAACGTGTTTCCCGAGTATGCCGTATACGCCGAATAAGAAAGGCCATGGGCCTGCTGTCGGTGGCTCTCTCTTTGAAAATAACGCCGAATACGGACTTGGTATCAAACTGGCTGATGATGCGAGAAGAAGTGTTTTGACCGATCATATTGCTGCGATTGCCGAAGATTCTGATGATGCTGCCCTGGCTAATGCTGCCAATCAGTGGCTGGCTAGGAAAGATGAAAAAGAAGATGCCCGTGCTATCGGCGACGCAATGCTTCTGGCACTTAAGAAATATCAGGGAAGTGCTGTAAAAGACGATGTGGATTATGCACTGAAAAATCAGGATCAGCTTACCAAGAAATCCGTCTGGCTCTTCGGCGGCGATGGCTGGGCCTATGATATCGGCTACGGCGGATTGGATCACGTGATTGCGTCCGGTGCCGATGTCAATGTCCTCGTGTTTGATACGGAAGTGTACTCCAATACGGGCGGACAGGCTTCCAAGGCTACGCCGACCGGTGCCGTCGCCCAGTTCGCAGCTGCCGGCAAACCTAATAAGAAGAAAGATTTGGGAGCCATGATTATGGAGTACGGCAATGTCTATGTGGCTCAGGTCGCAATGGGTGCCAATATGCAGCAGACACTGACTGCAATTCGCGAAGCTGAAGCTTATGATGGACCGTCCGTTGTCATTTGCTATTCGCCTTGCATTAACCACGGCCTGCGCTGTGGAATGGGAAAAGTTCAGGATGAAATCAAGAGAGCCGTGGAAGTCGGCTACTGGCAATTGTACCGTTTCAATCCTGAATTAAGAAAAGCCGGCAAGAATCCGTTTGTCCTTGATTCCAAGGAACCGCAGGGAGACTTTGATGCATTCTTGCAGGGCGAAACTCGCTATGCTTCTTTGAAGCGCTCCTTCCCGGAAGCAGCCGAAGCATTGTACGAAAAGTGCCATAGAGAAGCAATGGAACGCTACAACCGTTATAAGAAACTCGCCGGAGAATAA
- a CDS encoding aconitase/3-isopropylmalate dehydratase large subunit family protein — protein MEDTKKKVASGYKAPELPKLSEASLRRTGFTLAEKILRRNAGVENVKPGDIVITHPDFLMIHDIYTPYLLDTLHRMGTKKIVNPDKVCIVFDHCMPTAVAKNDSAHYDAGLELAKEYGIKKLHIGEGICHSLMHEKFYAKPGEVQSATDSHTTTYGGAGCFCSGIGTAEMAAALTTGELWFKVPEAIKVVLKGHFPKGVFSKDIILRILGDITASGAQYKSLEFTGPAAHEMSLDARFTVANMALEAGAKSGLFEADEKTAAYYGMPLSDIDWIKVDDDAHYEKVLTYDVSQLEPQLSCPQGVDNVHPISEVLGTPMDEVYIGSCTNGSLKDLKVAADILRGHHVPDHLRVIVVPATNTVFKEAIAAGYIKDFIEAGCVISHPCCGLCCGMPYGLMYDNERILLTANRNFIGRQGTKKTLAYLSSPAVAAATALTGVVTDPRTL, from the coding sequence GTGGAAGATACCAAGAAAAAAGTAGCATCCGGGTATAAGGCACCGGAGCTGCCAAAACTGAGCGAAGCTTCCCTTCGCCGCACGGGGTTCACTCTTGCAGAAAAAATTCTGCGTCGTAATGCCGGAGTCGAGAATGTAAAGCCGGGGGATATTGTCATTACGCATCCTGATTTTCTTATGATTCATGACATTTATACACCGTATCTTCTTGATACACTGCATCGAATGGGTACGAAAAAAATTGTTAATCCCGATAAAGTTTGCATCGTTTTCGATCACTGCATGCCAACGGCCGTTGCCAAAAATGATTCAGCTCACTACGATGCGGGCCTTGAGCTTGCTAAAGAGTACGGCATTAAGAAACTGCATATCGGAGAAGGTATCTGCCATTCTCTGATGCATGAAAAATTTTATGCCAAGCCGGGGGAAGTGCAGTCCGCCACAGACTCACATACTACGACTTACGGTGGAGCAGGATGTTTCTGCTCCGGCATCGGCACGGCAGAGATGGCCGCGGCCCTGACAACGGGAGAACTGTGGTTTAAGGTCCCTGAAGCCATTAAAGTCGTCTTGAAAGGACACTTCCCTAAAGGAGTATTTTCGAAAGATATCATTCTTCGCATTTTGGGAGATATCACTGCTTCCGGAGCTCAGTATAAATCACTTGAATTCACAGGTCCCGCAGCCCATGAAATGTCACTCGACGCTCGTTTTACTGTTGCCAATATGGCACTCGAAGCAGGTGCCAAGAGCGGACTTTTCGAAGCTGATGAAAAAACGGCGGCCTATTACGGAATGCCTCTTTCCGATATCGACTGGATCAAAGTTGATGACGATGCCCATTACGAAAAAGTGCTGACCTACGATGTCAGCCAACTGGAACCGCAGCTCAGCTGCCCTCAGGGTGTTGATAATGTCCACCCCATCAGTGAAGTACTGGGAACTCCGATGGACGAAGTTTATATTGGCTCCTGCACAAACGGCAGCCTGAAAGATTTGAAGGTTGCAGCTGATATTCTCCGCGGGCATCATGTCCCCGACCATCTTCGCGTTATTGTTGTGCCGGCCACTAACACTGTATTTAAAGAAGCAATTGCTGCCGGATATATTAAAGACTTTATTGAGGCCGGCTGCGTGATTTCCCATCCTTGCTGCGGTCTATGCTGCGGTATGCCTTATGGTCTTATGTATGACAATGAACGCATCCTCCTGACGGCAAACCGGAATTTCATTGGCCGGCAGGGCACAAAGAAAACGCTGGCGTACCTCTCAAGTCCGGCAGTAGCCGCGGCTACCGCTTTGACCGGTGTCGTAACGGATCCGAGAACTTTATAA
- a CDS encoding phosphate butyryltransferase produces MIKNFAELVDRLLKDPVKSRVAVVAAQDLHTLEAVLRAYKENLIAPVLIGNRQGIETILKEEGIDPKGTEIIAIDDPSECAKKACELARAGKVDAIMKGHLDTKTLMKVLVNKEYGISCSKVMNILAFMESPHYHKLFTITDVGLLTYPTKEQKQMALQNAVAAYRNLGEKNPKIAVLSAMEKVNPKLPQTIEAEEIKKEGIPGAIVEGPISLDLAMDKEACAIKGYESPIAGDADILLVPDIVAGNLAAKSLTVLGGCKTGGVVVGGLVPVILVSRAATVTDKYLAIVMAAMTSKKAN; encoded by the coding sequence ATGATTAAGAACTTTGCTGAACTTGTAGACCGCCTCTTGAAGGATCCGGTCAAAAGTCGGGTTGCTGTGGTAGCTGCTCAGGATCTCCATACGCTGGAAGCAGTCCTGCGCGCTTACAAAGAAAATCTGATTGCGCCTGTTCTCATCGGGAACCGTCAGGGTATTGAAACTATCTTGAAAGAGGAAGGCATTGATCCGAAAGGAACCGAGATTATTGCTATCGATGACCCTTCGGAGTGTGCGAAAAAAGCCTGTGAACTGGCCCGGGCAGGTAAAGTCGATGCCATCATGAAAGGACATCTGGATACCAAGACGCTTATGAAAGTGCTGGTCAATAAGGAATACGGGATTTCCTGTTCCAAGGTCATGAATATCCTGGCTTTTATGGAAAGCCCTCATTACCATAAACTTTTTACCATTACCGATGTCGGGCTCCTGACCTACCCGACAAAGGAACAAAAGCAAATGGCGCTGCAGAATGCAGTGGCTGCTTATCGTAATCTGGGAGAAAAAAATCCAAAGATTGCTGTGCTTTCGGCAATGGAGAAAGTCAATCCGAAATTACCTCAGACGATAGAAGCGGAAGAAATCAAGAAAGAAGGGATTCCTGGCGCGATTGTGGAAGGCCCGATTTCCCTCGATCTTGCCATGGATAAGGAAGCTTGTGCTATCAAAGGATATGAATCTCCCATTGCGGGGGACGCCGATATCCTTCTCGTCCCGGATATTGTAGCGGGAAATCTTGCGGCAAAAAGCCTGACTGTGCTGGGCGGCTGTAAAACTGGCGGCGTTGTAGTCGGCGGTTTAGTGCCGGTTATTCTCGTTTCCCGGGCCGCTACGGTAACGGATAAATATCTAGCTATCGTTATGGCAGCAATGACATCCAAAAAAGCAAATTGA